One window of Armatimonadota bacterium genomic DNA carries:
- a CDS encoding copper chaperone PCu(A)C yields the protein MGVEPEGALRDDKRRVACPRRWLPGLMMAAAAGTLLGCVRPASERAAIHAENAWARPAAMMESNHKGSGTQTGGTAAVYLTLVNDGRENDRLIDVRTDVAERAEIHATTMEGDEMTMHPLQELVVPARGRVELKPGETHVMLVGLRRDLRRGELFQVALRFEKAGTIRVEVEVR from the coding sequence GTGGGGGTTGAGCCGGAGGGGGCCTTGAGGGACGACAAGCGCAGGGTGGCCTGCCCGCGGAGGTGGCTGCCGGGACTGATGATGGCCGCAGCAGCCGGAACATTGCTGGGGTGCGTCCGGCCGGCGTCGGAACGTGCGGCGATCCACGCAGAGAACGCGTGGGCGCGCCCCGCTGCCATGATGGAGAGCAACCATAAGGGGTCAGGCACCCAGACAGGGGGAACAGCCGCAGTGTACCTGACCCTGGTGAACGACGGGCGGGAGAATGACCGCCTGATCGACGTCCGGACCGATGTGGCCGAAAGGGCGGAGATCCATGCAACGACCATGGAGGGCGACGAGATGACGATGCATCCTCTCCAGGAGCTGGTCGTGCCCGCGCGGGGGAGGGTGGAGCTGAAGCCCGGCGAAACGCATGTGATGCTTGTAGGCCTCAGACGAGATCTCCGCCGGGGAGAGCTGTTTCAGGTGGCGCTGCGGTTTGAGAAGGCCGGCACAATCAGGGTTGAGGTGGAGGTTCGCTAG